In one Alphaproteobacteria bacterium genomic region, the following are encoded:
- a CDS encoding aminotransferase class V-fold PLP-dependent enzyme produces the protein MDDSESDHPETSSAAKPLGPEARADFMLERGLTYLNHGAFGACARQVMASAHSFRERIEGQPSRFMTAELTPLLRETADRLGRYMGARGDDIVFLDNATTAINAVLRSLVLFPGDDILTTSQTYGAVMRTLEFVCDRAEARLIPVHLDYPAVDADNVVETIVDAITPRTKLLVIDHITSKTASILPIAEIAAECSERGILVLVDGAHGPGMVETDIETMGVTWYTGNCHKWVGAPRGAAFLWTAPERQAYLRPTTISHHVSQGYNPAFDWPGTKDFTPYLTVPAALDYRAEYGEERLRTYCRNLAIEAGAHLAREIETAVGVPPEMTGFMTTVRLPPAFGRATQDAANAIRLKLRNEHDIEVDIQAFEGTLWMRLSFYVYNEMEDVERLARALKSLRAA, from the coding sequence ATGGATGACTCAGAGTCGGACCATCCTGAAACCAGTTCCGCCGCCAAGCCACTCGGCCCCGAAGCCCGGGCCGATTTCATGCTGGAGCGCGGACTGACCTATCTGAACCATGGTGCATTCGGCGCCTGCGCCCGACAGGTCATGGCATCGGCACATTCCTTCCGGGAACGCATCGAGGGCCAGCCATCCCGTTTCATGACGGCCGAGTTGACCCCCCTGCTTCGGGAGACCGCAGACCGGCTGGGCCGGTATATGGGCGCGCGGGGCGACGATATCGTCTTTCTGGACAATGCCACGACCGCGATCAACGCCGTCCTGCGGTCCCTGGTACTGTTTCCGGGCGACGACATCCTGACCACGTCCCAGACATATGGCGCGGTGATGCGTACGCTGGAATTCGTCTGCGATCGGGCCGAGGCGCGGCTGATTCCGGTTCATCTGGATTATCCGGCGGTCGATGCGGACAATGTGGTCGAAACCATCGTGGACGCGATCACGCCGCGGACCAAGCTGCTGGTAATCGACCATATCACGTCCAAGACGGCCTCCATCCTGCCGATCGCGGAGATCGCGGCGGAGTGCAGCGAACGTGGGATTCTGGTTCTGGTCGACGGCGCGCATGGGCCGGGCATGGTTGAGACCGACATCGAGACGATGGGCGTGACCTGGTATACCGGCAATTGTCACAAATGGGTCGGGGCGCCGCGTGGCGCGGCCTTCCTATGGACGGCACCGGAGCGGCAGGCCTACCTGCGGCCGACGACGATCAGCCATCACGTCTCCCAGGGCTACAACCCCGCCTTCGACTGGCCGGGCACGAAGGATTTCACCCCCTATCTGACGGTCCCGGCCGCGCTCGATTACCGCGCCGAATACGGCGAGGAGCGCCTGCGGACCTATTGCCGGAACCTGGCGATCGAAGCCGGGGCCCATCTGGCGCGGGAAATCGAAACCGCGGTCGGCGTCCCGCCGGAAATGACAGGGTTCATGACGACGGTCCGGCTGCCGCCGGCCTTCGGGCGAGCCACGCAGGACGCAGCGAATGCCATCCGCCTGAAACTGCGAAACGAGCATGACATCGAGGTCGACATCCAGGCCTTTGAGGGCACGTTGTGGATGCGTCTCTCTTTCTATGTCTATAACGAGATGGAGGACGTCGAGCGGCTGGCCCGGGCGCTGAAGTCGCTCCGCGCCGCCTGA